One Pararge aegeria chromosome 4, ilParAegt1.1, whole genome shotgun sequence DNA segment encodes these proteins:
- the LOC120623241 gene encoding probable pseudouridine-5'-phosphatase isoform X2 produces MITQLCAKYGHEYTDELMMKVLGGTEQRLSEILCKELNLPITPKEFRDQLLVLGDTMLAGSPLLDGAERLIRHLHKTQVPFALATSSSERSVKTKIASYKELFSYFHHMVMGSTDKEVKYGKPHPDIFLVAAARFPDKPNPERCLVFEDSPHGVTAGVSAGMQVVMVPDPHLDKRLTTHATIVLPTLAKFQPEIFGLPPF; encoded by the exons ATGATCACCCAACTATGTGCTAAATATGGCCATGAGTACACTGATGAGCTGATGATGAAGGTACTTGGTGGCACGGAGCAGAGACTTTCAGAGATTCTGTGCAAAGAACTCAACTTGCCCATAACACCTAAAGAGTTCAGAGATCAGTTATTAGTACTTGGAGACACTATGCTCGCAGGGTCGCCTTTATTGGATG GCGCCGAAAGACTAATCCGCCACTTGCACAAAACGCAAGTCCCGTTCGCGCTGGCCACATCATCAAGCGAGCGTTCAGTGAAAACCAAAATAGCGTCGTACAAAGAATTGTTCAGCTACTTCCACCACATGGTAATGGGAAGCACTGACAAGGAGGTGAAGTATGGAAAACCGCATCCAGACATATTCCTGGTCGCAGCAGCTAGGTTTCCTGACAAACCTAATCCAGAAAGG TGTTTAGTTTTCGAGGATTCCCCACACGGAGTCACCGCTGGTGTTTCAGCAGGTATGCAGGTAGTGATGGTGCCAGATCCTCACCTGGACAAGAGACTCACGACGCACGCGACCATAGTACTGCCCACATTAGCGAAGTTCCAGCCGGAGATATTCGGACTGCCgcctttttaa